Proteins from a genomic interval of Cuculus canorus isolate bCucCan1 chromosome 17, bCucCan1.pri, whole genome shotgun sequence:
- the CRYBB2 gene encoding beta-crystallin B2 isoform X1 has translation MQTPNLLANKPNKAGDANVKANEITPRLGVWGDKGCGRSADLGFHWVLIQDSLFDSCFNYFVNSFGTILLWLGINSTSRPQPFTGSSGYWYNGQWTTQLMMASEHQMPASKQQQASSKIAIFEQENFQGRCHELSGACPNLKEAGVDKVGSILVHSGPWVGYEQASCKGEQFVFEKGEYPRWDSWTNSRRSDSITSLRPIKVVRAPRQPLPTRQTKDSQEHKIVLYENPSFTGKKIEIIDDDVPSFHAHGYQEKVSSVRVQSGTWVGYQYPGYRGYQYLFEKGDYKDSSDFGAQHPQIQSVRRIRDMQWHQRGAYHPTN, from the exons ATGCAAACTCCAAATCTCCTTGCTAACAAACCCAACAAAGCGGGCGACGCGAATGTGAAAGCTAATGAAATAACTCCCCGACTTGGTGTTTGGGGAGACAAAGGCTGCGGCCGATCAGCTGACCTCGGTTTTCATTGGGTTTTAATCCAGGATTCTCTCTTTGACTCATGCTTTAACTATTTTGTAAATAGTTTTGGCACTATTCTTCTGTGGCTCGGTATAAATTCCACCTCTCGTCCCCAGCCCTTCACTGGCTCAAGCGGGTACTGGTATAACGG GCAGTGGACAACCCAGCTTATGATGGCTTCTGAGCACCAAATGCCAGCCTCTAAGCAGCAGCAAGCCAGCTCCAAG ATTGCCATCTTTGAGCAGGAGAACTTCCAGGGCCGTTGCCATGAGCTCAGCGGTGCCTGCCCCAACCTGAAGGAAGCCGGCGTGGACAAAGTGGGCTCCATCCTCGTGCACTCTGGACC CTGGGTGGGCTACGAGCAGGCAAGCTGCAAAGGGGAGCAGTTTGTGTTTGAGAAGGGGGAGTACCCCCGCTGGGACTCCTGGACCAACAGCCGGAGAAGCGACAGCATCACTTCCCTGAGACCCATCAAAGTGGTGAGAGCACCCAGACAGCCACTACCCACCCGCCAGACCAAG GACAGCCAGGAGCACAAGATCGTGCTGTACGAAAACCCCAGCTTCACTGGCAAGAAGATTGAAATCATAGATGACGATGTGCCCAGCTTCCACGCGCACGGCTATCAGGAGAAGGTCTCATCCGTGCGGGTGCAGAGTGGCAC GTGGGTGGGATACCAGTACCCTGGCTACAGGGGATACCAGTACCTGTTTGAAAAGGGGGACTACAAAGACAGCTCAGATTTCGGCGctcaacacccccagatccagTCGGTCAGGCGCATCCGGGACATGCAGTGGCACCAGCGCGGCGCTTACCACCCCACCAACTAA
- the CRYBB2 gene encoding beta-crystallin B2 isoform X2 translates to MMASEHQMPASKQQQASSKIAIFEQENFQGRCHELSGACPNLKEAGVDKVGSILVHSGPWVGYEQASCKGEQFVFEKGEYPRWDSWTNSRRSDSITSLRPIKVDSQEHKIVLYENPSFTGKKIEIIDDDVPSFHAHGYQEKVSSVRVQSGTWVGYQYPGYRGYQYLFEKGDYKDSSDFGAQHPQIQSVRRIRDMQWHQRGAYHPTN, encoded by the exons ATGATGGCTTCTGAGCACCAAATGCCAGCCTCTAAGCAGCAGCAAGCCAGCTCCAAG ATTGCCATCTTTGAGCAGGAGAACTTCCAGGGCCGTTGCCATGAGCTCAGCGGTGCCTGCCCCAACCTGAAGGAAGCCGGCGTGGACAAAGTGGGCTCCATCCTCGTGCACTCTGGACC CTGGGTGGGCTACGAGCAGGCAAGCTGCAAAGGGGAGCAGTTTGTGTTTGAGAAGGGGGAGTACCCCCGCTGGGACTCCTGGACCAACAGCCGGAGAAGCGACAGCATCACTTCCCTGAGACCCATCAAAGTG GACAGCCAGGAGCACAAGATCGTGCTGTACGAAAACCCCAGCTTCACTGGCAAGAAGATTGAAATCATAGATGACGATGTGCCCAGCTTCCACGCGCACGGCTATCAGGAGAAGGTCTCATCCGTGCGGGTGCAGAGTGGCAC GTGGGTGGGATACCAGTACCCTGGCTACAGGGGATACCAGTACCTGTTTGAAAAGGGGGACTACAAAGACAGCTCAGATTTCGGCGctcaacacccccagatccagTCGGTCAGGCGCATCCGGGACATGCAGTGGCACCAGCGCGGCGCTTACCACCCCACCAACTAA
- the CRYBB2 gene encoding beta-crystallin B2 isoform X3 translates to MMASEHQMPASKQQQASSKIAIFEQENFQGRCHELSGACPNLKEAGVDKVGSILVHSGPWVGYEQASCKGEQFVFEKGEYPRWDSWTNSRRSDSITSLRPIKVVRAPRQPLPTRQTKDSQEHKIVLYENPSFTGKKIEIIDDDVPSFHAHGYQEKVSSVRVQSGTWVGYQYPGYRGYQYLFEKGDYKDSSDFGAQHPQIQSVRRIRDMQWHQRGAYHPTN, encoded by the exons ATGATGGCTTCTGAGCACCAAATGCCAGCCTCTAAGCAGCAGCAAGCCAGCTCCAAG ATTGCCATCTTTGAGCAGGAGAACTTCCAGGGCCGTTGCCATGAGCTCAGCGGTGCCTGCCCCAACCTGAAGGAAGCCGGCGTGGACAAAGTGGGCTCCATCCTCGTGCACTCTGGACC CTGGGTGGGCTACGAGCAGGCAAGCTGCAAAGGGGAGCAGTTTGTGTTTGAGAAGGGGGAGTACCCCCGCTGGGACTCCTGGACCAACAGCCGGAGAAGCGACAGCATCACTTCCCTGAGACCCATCAAAGTGGTGAGAGCACCCAGACAGCCACTACCCACCCGCCAGACCAAG GACAGCCAGGAGCACAAGATCGTGCTGTACGAAAACCCCAGCTTCACTGGCAAGAAGATTGAAATCATAGATGACGATGTGCCCAGCTTCCACGCGCACGGCTATCAGGAGAAGGTCTCATCCGTGCGGGTGCAGAGTGGCAC GTGGGTGGGATACCAGTACCCTGGCTACAGGGGATACCAGTACCTGTTTGAAAAGGGGGACTACAAAGACAGCTCAGATTTCGGCGctcaacacccccagatccagTCGGTCAGGCGCATCCGGGACATGCAGTGGCACCAGCGCGGCGCTTACCACCCCACCAACTAA
- the CRYBB3 gene encoding beta-crystallin B3 has product MTEQQSPPEQMATGEGAGEQGGNYKITIYELENFQGKKCELTEELPNIIEKDLEKVGSIQVEAGPWLGFERQGFAGEQFVLEKGDYPRWDSWSNSHNSDSLMSIRPLQIDSPDHKIHLFENAGYTGRKMEIVDDDVPSLWAHGFQDRVASVRALNGTWVGYEYPGYRGRQHVFEKGEYRHWNEWDANQPLIQSVRRVRDQQWHQRGCFENS; this is encoded by the exons ATGACGGAGCAGCAAAGTCCCCCCGAGCAGATGGCGACTGGGGAGGGTGCTGGTGAGCAAGGTGGCAATTACAAG ATCACGATCTACGAGCTGGAGAACTTCCAGGGGAAGAAATGTGAGCTGACGGAGGAGCTTCCCAACATCATTGAGAAAGACTTGGAGAAGGTGGGCTCCATCCAGGTGGAGGCTGGCCC GTGGCTGGGCTTTGAGCGGCAAGGCTTTGCCGGGGAGCAGTTTGTGCTGGAGAAGGGGGACTACCCTCGCTGGGACTCCTGGTCCAACAGCCACAACAGTGACAGCCTGATGTCCATCCGCCCCCTCCAGATC GACAGCCCTGACCACAAGATCCACCTCTTTGAGAATGCAGGCTACACAGGAAGGAAGATGGAGATCGTGGATGATGATGTCCCCAGCCTCTGGGCCCACGGCTTCCAGGACCGCGTGGCCAGCGTCAGGGCCTTGAACGGAAC GTGGGTGGGCTACGAGTACCCCGGGTACCGGGGCCGTCAGCACGTCTTCGAGAAGGGCGAGTACCGCCACTGGAACGAGTGGGATGCCAACCAGCCCCTCATCCAGTCCGTGCGCCGCGTGCGGGACCAGCAATGGCACCAGCGGGGCTGCTTCGAGAACAGCTGA
- the KIAA1671 gene encoding uncharacterized protein KIAA1671 homolog isoform X4, whose product MLWKMEYYYCPRLLKFLQYLWDQLKQCFSRHPPEAKDTDTLVQEPDSQYGTWKEQRRSGDSFVPESPSSENDVISTRKQHPNSHPSSLSSQTEPASLVDHHDFSKDQRSTSLDRSSTDRDSTDGTDLPPLGDTNPDEKTTDFSFIDQTTILDSSALKTRVQLSKKRRRRAPISHSLRRSRGQEFENRFSLMEEPDNTWMFKDSTEEKKTMQREDSDEEDKIQHTVRTSSVHAQRLPVFPGMDHSVLKAQLRKRRESESAGEISSAQLFKSPKPQPGTPGSRVLPSSVEKEDRSEEKSPQWLKELKSKKRQSHYENQV is encoded by the exons GATCAGCTGAAGCAGTGCTTCTCCAGACACCCCCCTGAAGCAAAGGACACAGACACGCTCGTGCAGGAGCCCGACAGCCAGTACGGTACCTGGAAGGAGCAGCGGCGCAGTGGGGACAG ctttgtgCCTGAATCCCCTTCCTCGGAAAATGATGTCATTTCGACGAGAAAGCAGCATCCAAATAGCCACCCATCCTCACTGTCCTCTCAAACGGAACCTGCCTCCCTGGTTGATCACCATGACTTCTCAAAAGACCAAAGGAGCACAAGTTTGGACCGTTCCAGCACTGACAGGGACTCTACTGATGGGACTGATTTACCCCCTCTGGGAGACACCAACCCTGATGAAAAGACCactgatttctcttttattgAT cAAACCACTATTCTGGACTCCAGTGCGCTGAAAACTCGTGTACAGCTCAGCAAAAAGAGGCGCCGTCGGGCTCCTATTTCCCACTCTCTTCGAAGAAGTAGAGggcaggagtttgaaaacagattCTCGTTGATGGAAGAACCAGATAATACCTGGATGTTTAAAGATTCCACAG AAGAGAAGAAGACTATGCAACGGGAAGATTCTGATGAGGAAGACAAGATTCAGCATACTGTGAGAACGTCTTCTGTACACGCTCAGAGGCTTCctgtgtttccagggatggaccACTCTGTTCTCAAG gcccAGCTGCGGAAAAGACGGGAGTCTGAGAGTGCTGGGGAAATAAGTTCTGCTCAGCTCTTTAAATCCCCTAAACCGCAGCCTGGAACTCCTGGCAGCAGAGTGCTGCCCTCCAGTGTAGAGAAGGAGGACAG GTCAGAAGAAAAGTCTCCTCAGTGGCTGAAGGAGCTGAAATCAAAGAAGAGACAGAGCCATTATGAGAATCAGGTTTGA
- the KIAA1671 gene encoding uncharacterized protein KIAA1671 homolog isoform X2, whose amino-acid sequence MTYSLWAALIRRIDQLKQCFSRHPPEAKDTDTLVQEPDSQYGTWKEQRRSGDSFVPESPSSENDVISTRKQHPNSHPSSLSSQTEPASLVDHHDFSKDQRSTSLDRSSTDRDSTDGTDLPPLGDTNPDEKTTDFSFIDQTTILDSSALKTRVQLSKKRRRRAPISHSLRRSRGQEFENRFSLMEEPDNTWMFKDSTEEKKTMQREDSDEEDKIQHTVRTSSVHAQRLPVFPGMDHSVLKAQLRKRRESESAGEISSAQLFKSPKPQPGTPGSRVLPSSVEKEDRSEEKSPQWLKELKSKKRQSHYENQV is encoded by the exons ATGACTTACTCCTTGTGGGCAGCACTAATTCGCCGGATA GATCAGCTGAAGCAGTGCTTCTCCAGACACCCCCCTGAAGCAAAGGACACAGACACGCTCGTGCAGGAGCCCGACAGCCAGTACGGTACCTGGAAGGAGCAGCGGCGCAGTGGGGACAG ctttgtgCCTGAATCCCCTTCCTCGGAAAATGATGTCATTTCGACGAGAAAGCAGCATCCAAATAGCCACCCATCCTCACTGTCCTCTCAAACGGAACCTGCCTCCCTGGTTGATCACCATGACTTCTCAAAAGACCAAAGGAGCACAAGTTTGGACCGTTCCAGCACTGACAGGGACTCTACTGATGGGACTGATTTACCCCCTCTGGGAGACACCAACCCTGATGAAAAGACCactgatttctcttttattgAT cAAACCACTATTCTGGACTCCAGTGCGCTGAAAACTCGTGTACAGCTCAGCAAAAAGAGGCGCCGTCGGGCTCCTATTTCCCACTCTCTTCGAAGAAGTAGAGggcaggagtttgaaaacagattCTCGTTGATGGAAGAACCAGATAATACCTGGATGTTTAAAGATTCCACAG AAGAGAAGAAGACTATGCAACGGGAAGATTCTGATGAGGAAGACAAGATTCAGCATACTGTGAGAACGTCTTCTGTACACGCTCAGAGGCTTCctgtgtttccagggatggaccACTCTGTTCTCAAG gcccAGCTGCGGAAAAGACGGGAGTCTGAGAGTGCTGGGGAAATAAGTTCTGCTCAGCTCTTTAAATCCCCTAAACCGCAGCCTGGAACTCCTGGCAGCAGAGTGCTGCCCTCCAGTGTAGAGAAGGAGGACAG GTCAGAAGAAAAGTCTCCTCAGTGGCTGAAGGAGCTGAAATCAAAGAAGAGACAGAGCCATTATGAGAATCAGGTTTGA